A section of the Pelagicoccus albus genome encodes:
- a CDS encoding PAS domain-containing hybrid sensor histidine kinase/response regulator — translation MPENPIPSKPPTLSAALSQREPLLANLWENAPFGILLIVPGPDEKQPVLIGDCNPATCQFHGYSKEELVGQSLDLLHEIHWTTTIDHDWFATPKKDRVYKGSSLHRRKDGSTFLVDYSLTFHELEGCRYAIGFDTPLGLQAEGQKLLALSSRWITAIESSLDGVWEIDIPSQSVWTSPRCQMILGKSPHEEIRSLSELLANVHPKDLKKVEDAFLAIYEDRSGQLDLEVRFQAPERAELWLTLRGKVSYSTDQKPARILGSMTDITGRKKTEVALENALATAESASAAKSKFLAAMSQEIRDPISGALGMANLLASTPLNQKQRRMLKSITTHSGNLLANIDEILYFTNLDAPGFELQNKPFDLVKCFTQSIDTLSPLAASKNVELLFRMGSQTPATVYGDESCFSTVVSKLLENAVKFTEAGEVIVTLEANRAEQQSDGKLYTEISLTVQDTGIGIAPETLPNLFTPFSQASDSTRSHFGGYGLGLATCQRIIDRMGGTISVESSLDQGSLFTCNLKLESGFGLAYPPLPEVKDKIALVLATPSKSTQIILDILEHFSLRTILIENPKQLVESLENRSPFSFLFCDISGWSEPDIAKVDTCLQDISDFKFCRIEVLPVSKPADQPEGGGVGPFSLQKPIDPVAFSQVLQKGSMSLQNSLQGSDTAESFQKEKILVVEDNAINRMLAIRILQKLGFRADSAKDGKDAIKKCDLKPYDIILMDLQLPDISGIQTLKSIRKNLAQSQRAPWTIAATASTWQEDRELCFQAGFDDFLSKPIHPDKLVAAIEKARAAIIPGSK, via the coding sequence ATGCCTGAGAACCCGATTCCCAGCAAACCTCCAACACTCTCTGCCGCGCTCTCGCAAAGGGAACCCTTGCTGGCTAATCTTTGGGAAAATGCGCCCTTTGGGATCCTCCTGATCGTTCCAGGACCGGATGAAAAGCAGCCCGTCCTCATAGGAGACTGCAACCCCGCCACCTGCCAATTTCACGGCTACTCAAAAGAGGAATTGGTCGGCCAATCGCTCGATCTTCTCCACGAGATCCACTGGACCACTACCATCGACCACGACTGGTTCGCGACCCCAAAAAAAGATAGGGTTTATAAGGGCTCCTCACTGCATCGCCGGAAAGATGGCAGCACCTTCCTAGTCGATTACTCGCTTACTTTCCACGAGCTCGAAGGATGCCGGTACGCCATCGGCTTCGATACGCCCCTAGGCCTGCAAGCCGAGGGACAAAAACTACTGGCCCTATCCTCTCGTTGGATAACCGCCATCGAGAGCAGCTTGGATGGCGTCTGGGAAATCGATATCCCAAGCCAAAGTGTTTGGACTTCCCCGAGGTGCCAGATGATCCTTGGTAAGTCTCCCCACGAGGAAATCAGGTCCCTATCCGAGCTTTTAGCTAATGTTCATCCAAAGGACCTGAAAAAAGTAGAAGACGCCTTTCTGGCAATCTACGAGGACCGAAGCGGGCAACTCGATTTGGAAGTAAGGTTTCAAGCTCCCGAGAGGGCAGAGCTCTGGCTCACCTTGAGAGGAAAGGTATCCTACTCTACCGACCAGAAGCCAGCTCGTATCCTCGGTAGCATGACAGATATAACCGGGAGAAAGAAAACTGAGGTCGCTCTCGAGAACGCCCTCGCAACCGCTGAATCTGCGAGCGCTGCCAAGTCCAAGTTTCTCGCCGCAATGAGCCAAGAGATTCGCGATCCTATCAGCGGAGCTCTCGGCATGGCCAATCTGCTAGCGAGTACCCCGCTCAATCAGAAGCAAAGGCGGATGCTCAAATCGATCACCACTCACAGCGGCAACCTCCTCGCCAATATCGATGAAATCCTCTACTTCACGAACCTAGATGCCCCCGGCTTTGAGTTGCAGAATAAGCCTTTCGACCTCGTAAAATGCTTCACCCAGTCTATCGACACGCTCAGCCCGCTGGCAGCCAGCAAAAATGTAGAGCTCCTGTTCCGCATGGGGTCCCAAACACCGGCCACGGTTTACGGCGATGAAAGTTGTTTCTCCACGGTTGTATCCAAACTCTTAGAAAACGCAGTCAAGTTCACTGAGGCGGGTGAGGTTATTGTCACTCTGGAGGCAAATCGGGCCGAACAGCAAAGCGACGGAAAACTATACACTGAGATAAGTCTCACGGTTCAAGACACCGGAATCGGCATCGCCCCAGAGACCTTGCCAAACTTGTTCACCCCTTTCTCTCAAGCTAGCGATTCCACTCGAAGCCATTTTGGCGGCTACGGTCTAGGACTCGCTACTTGCCAACGTATCATCGATCGCATGGGGGGAACCATCAGTGTGGAAAGTTCACTCGATCAAGGCAGTCTCTTCACTTGCAATCTCAAGCTAGAAAGCGGATTCGGACTGGCCTATCCACCCCTGCCAGAAGTGAAGGATAAAATCGCCTTGGTACTAGCGACCCCCAGCAAATCGACCCAGATCATCCTTGATATCCTAGAACACTTCAGCCTGCGAACGATACTCATAGAGAATCCAAAACAGCTGGTTGAATCCTTGGAAAATAGATCTCCCTTCTCATTTCTTTTCTGCGACATTTCTGGCTGGAGCGAACCTGACATAGCAAAAGTGGATACATGCCTTCAGGACATATCTGATTTTAAGTTTTGCCGCATCGAAGTCCTTCCTGTCTCCAAACCAGCGGATCAGCCCGAGGGTGGCGGAGTTGGCCCCTTCTCACTGCAAAAACCTATCGACCCGGTCGCATTCTCACAAGTCCTGCAGAAGGGATCGATGAGTTTGCAAAACTCGCTCCAAGGCTCCGACACAGCTGAAAGCTTTCAGAAAGAGAAAATCTTGGTCGTAGAGGACAACGCCATCAACCGTATGCTGGCAATCCGCATCCTGCAGAAGCTTGGGTTTCGCGCGGATTCAGCTAAAGACGGCAAAGATGCGATCAAGAAGTGCGATCTAAAGCCCTACGACATCATACTCATGGACCTGCAGCTACCAGACATCAGCGGGATACAAACCTTGAAATCTATCCGAAAAAATCTCGCCCAATCTCAGAGAGCACCTTGGACAATCGCGGCTACCGCGAGCACCTGGCAAGAGGATCGAGAACTCTGCTTCCAAGCTGGATTTGACGACTTTCTATCGAAGCCCATCCACCCTGATAAACTGGTCGCCGCCATCGAAAAGGCTCGTGCAGCGATTATCCCTGGAAGCAAATAG